One Thioclava sp. ES.031 genomic window, GATGGCGCTTTACCGCGAATTGCCCGCCTTCCCCGAAGTGCCCGCGATGCTCGACGCGCTGCACCATCGCGGCGTCGGGCGCGCGATCTTGTCGAACGGCGCGCCGGAGATGCTGGGCGCTGCGGTCCATGCGGCAGGCGTGGGACACCTGCTCGACGAGGTGCTCTCGATCCACGAGATCGGCCATTACAAGCCCCGCGCCGCCGTCTACGAGATGATCGCCCAGAAGATGGGCGTCGAACCGGAGAAAACCTGTTTCATCTCGTCGAACGGCTGGGATGCGGCGGGGGCGGCCAAGGCGGGCTTCCGGGTGCTGTGGGTCAACCGCGCGGGCGCCCCGGTCGAGCGGCTGCCCTATAAACCCGCGGCGATCCTGACGGACCTGCGCGCGGTGCCCGACCACCTCTGAGCCGCGCTCACTCCTTCATCTCGCGCAGCGCGCGCCGCAGCCGCATCGTCTGCGCCTGAAACCCTTCCGCATCCGTGTATTCCACGAAATTGCGATAGCGCAGATGCGCCCCCTTCACCCGGTGCGCGTGCTTGATCGGGCACCAGAATTGCTCGGTCCGGCCCGCGATCTCGCGGACATAGCTCAGAAGCCCGTTGCAATAGCCGCAATAGACGCAGTTCAGCTTCTGCAGCGCGTTGAGATAGGCCAGATGCTGACGGTCGATCACGATATGATCGGCGCGCTTCACCTTGGCGATGCGGTAGATCGGAAAACAGATCGCCTGATAGAGGCTCACGAAAAGGTCGAGCAGCACGAAGGGCACGATCAGCGAATAGATCACCGGGGCGGTCAGAATGACCATCGGGCGCGCATAGGACAGGAAGCGAAACAGCCCCACCCGCGCGCGCCGATGCGCATCGCGTACGCCCGCCTCGAAGACCACCCGGTTATGGTCGAGCCGGAACGCCATCTTGTCCCGTCTGCGCTCCCATTCCGCTTCGATCTCGTCTTCGAGCGCACTCAGTTTTTCGTGTAATCTATCCAGCGTGTCAGCCATGGCGATCTCCCTCTAAGGCACTATGATCGCTGACAGGTCAGCAATCTAGAGAGGAGCGGCGTAATGGAGTTCTTTACCGCGGATGATGGCGCGAAGATCGCGTATAGCGACAGTGGCAGCGGCATGCCGATCTTGGCTTTGTCCGGTCTGACGCGGAACACCCACGATTACGACTATGTCGCGCCGCATCTCAAGGGCGTGCGGTTC contains:
- a CDS encoding haloacid dehalogenase type II, which gives rise to MSIQLCVFDAYGTLFDVDAAARNLAAEEPRLTEIWPRLAADWRRKQLEYSWLREVMGDYVDFWQLTRDGLDWAMAAQNLDDPDLAERLMALYRELPAFPEVPAMLDALHHRGVGRAILSNGAPEMLGAAVHAAGVGHLLDEVLSIHEIGHYKPRAAVYEMIAQKMGVEPEKTCFISSNGWDAAGAAKAGFRVLWVNRAGAPVERLPYKPAAILTDLRAVPDHL